The proteins below are encoded in one region of Helianthus annuus cultivar XRQ/B chromosome 2, HanXRQr2.0-SUNRISE, whole genome shotgun sequence:
- the LOC110919540 gene encoding exocyst complex component SEC5A isoform X2, which produces MRESKAVPAPVVQKIERKQTQGLNNMQSLPRGMECIDPLGLGIISSRTMRLITERTATEPSNNEYVDADLRDKLTFFSERFDPVLFISRIHQFTSAADLEAGTLALKTDLKGWTQQRKQLVKENFDCFVSCKTTIDDIESKLKRIEEDPEGGSSYLETSIQGINSMANRAFEPLLERQAQADKIRAVQGTLQRFRTLFNLPSAIRGNIRKGEYDLAVREYRKANSIVLPTHAGILKRVLEEVEKVMHDFKRMLYESMEDPHIDLTNLENTVRLLLELEPESDPVRRYFGIQNRRIQILLENCTVDHESRMDHLQNKLNEKALLDETWKTIQQDLHESVDGGLVNSQPTDSGSEELDALRGRYIRRLTAVIIHLIPPFWKVALSVSSGKFGKNKSEEKAQGRYFGHSLEVVTGMIHEIISAYESKVQNTFLELEEANVICPYMSDAIMDISKACQAFDAKEAAPASAVESLRSLLFESTKLYIMKLCSWMRTSIDEESRNESWVPVTVLERNKSPYAISSLPLAFRSIMVAAMDRIDVMIKSLKNEATTEDTLMLLQEIQESVRVSFFNCLLGFAGQMEQIGGELGQIKENENGYYSHVEEENLFHHRPGSITDPQQQLLMVLSNIGFCKDDLFGEMYNKYKHVCLKFSAGEDDDKDKEELIESFSAIEEKVLAEYTFAKAQYVRTGATNYLLDAGLQWGGAPAVKGVRDPAVELMHTLVTVHAEVFAGCEPLLDKTLGILVEGLIDTLLSLFHEHKDTNLKLLDANGYCQLMLELEYFETILNQYFTSGASESLKSLQGILLDKATESCSRESDDDDKQQGGTISPDDLIALAQQCSSELLQSELERTRINTACFMESFPLEFAPESVKVAYASFRGSMDASSGVFMGAQAVGSTQRWR; this is translated from the exons ATGAGGGAGTCAAAAGCAGTTCCAGCTCCAGTAGTTCAAAAAATCGAGAGGAAACAAACACAGGGGCTCAACAATATGCAGTCCTTGCCACGTGGCATGGAGTGCATAGATCCTTTAGGACTCGG AATTATAAGCAGCAGAACTATGAGGTTGATTACTGAACGTACAGCAACTGAACCATCCAATAATGAATACGTGGATGCAGACCTTCGAG ATAAGTTGACGTTCTTCTCAGAGAGATTTGATCCAGTATTATTCATTAGTCGAATACACCAATTTACTAGTGCAGCAGACTTGGAGGCTGGCACTTTGGCTTTGAAAACCGACCTCAAAGGATGGACTCAGCAGAGAAAACAACTAGTCAAAGAAAATTTTGACTGCTTCGTCTCTTGCAAAACCACTATTGATG atattgAGTCAAAGCTAAAAAGGATAGAGGAAGATCCTGAAGGTGGAAGCTCTTATTTAGAAACCAGTATCCAAGGAATCAATTCAATGGCTAACCGTGCTTTTGAACCACTACTCGAAAGACAG GCTCAAGCAGATAAAATCAGGGCAGTTCAAGGAACGCTTCAGAGGTTTCGCACTTTATTCAATTTGCCAAGTGCAATCCGTGGAAACATTCGTAAAGGGGAATACGACTTGGCAGTCAGAGAATATAGGAAAGCGAACTCAATTGTTCTCCCTACTCAT GCTGGAATACTAAAACGTGTCCTTGAGGAAGTTGAAAAGGTAATGCATGACTTTAAACGCATGCTTTACGAGTCAATGGAAGATCCACACATTGATCTAACAAAT cTTGAGAATACTGTGAGGCTTCTATTAGAGCTGGAACCCGAGTCAGATCCTGTAAGGCGATATTTTGGCATACAG AATCGTAGGATTCAAATTTTGCTTGAGAACTGCACGGTTGATCACGAATCAAGGATGGACCACTTGCAAAATAAGCTAAATGAGAAAGCATTGTTAGATGAAACTTGGAAGACAATCCAGCAAGACCTACATGAATCA GTGGATGGGGGTTTGGTAAATTCACAACCAACTGATTCAGGTTCTGAAGAACTCGATGCTCTAAGAGGAAGGTATATACGAAGATTAACAGCTGTAATCATCCATCTGATACCGCCCTTCTGGAAAGTTGCACTTTCTGTTTCAAGTGGAAAATTCGGAAAG AATAAAAGTGAGGAAAAAGCACAAGGGAGATATTTTGGTCATTCTCTTGAAGTTGTAACTGGAATGATACATGAGATTATATCAGCATATGAATCCAAG GTCCAAAACACGTTTCTTGAACTTGAAGAGGCGAATGTTATTTGTCCATATATGAGTGATGCAATAATGGATATATCTAAAGCATGCCAAGCTTTTGATGCAAAAGAAGCAGCACCCGCCAGTGCAG TTGAATCACTGCGGTCTCTTCTGTTTGAGAGCACAAAACTTTATATAATGAAGCTTTGTTCATGGATGAGAACTTCAATTGATGAGGAATCAAGAAACGAATCATGGGTCCCGGTGACTGTGTTAGAAAGGAACAAATCCCCATATGCCATTTCTTCCTTACCATTAGCATTTCGTTCTATTATGGTGGCAGCAATGGATCGGATTGATGT gatGATTAAGTCTTTAAAAAATGAAGCTACAACAGAAGATACTCTTATGTTGCTCCAAGAAATTCAAGAATCTGTTAGGGTTTCATTTTTTAATTGTCTGCTAGGTTTTGCTG GCCAAATGGAGCAGATTGGAGGGGAGCTTGGTCAgattaaagaaaatgaaaatggATATTATTCTCATGTTGAAGAAGAAAATTTATTTCATCATCGCCCTGGAAGTATTACCGATCCACAACAACAACTGTTGATGGTTTTGAGTAATATTGGATTTTGCAAAGATGATCTTTTTGGTGAAATGTACAATAAATACAAACATGTCTGTCTCAAGTTCAG CGCAGGGGAAGATGACGATAAGGACAAAGAAGAACTGATTGAGTCTTTCTCTGCTATTGAAGAGAAAGTCCTTGCAGAGTATACTTTTGCAAAG GCACAATATGTTAGAACCGGCGCTACTAACTACTTGTTAGATGCTGGATTACAATGGGGAGGAGCACCTGCAGTAAAA GGTGTGCGGGACCCAGCTGTGGAACTAATGCATACTCTTGTCACTGTCCATGCAGAG GTGTTTGCTGGTTGTGAACCCTTGCTTGATAAGACACTTGGGATTCTTGTGGAAGGTCTAATTGACACGTTACTCAGCCTCTTCCATGAACATAAAGACACTAATCTTAAGTTATTGGATGCAAATGGTTACTGTCAACTCATGCTTGAG CTTGAATACTTTGAGACGATATTAAATCAGTACTTTACGTCTGGAGCAAGTGAATCTCTCAAGTCATTACAAGGAATTCTTTTGGACAAAGCCACCGAGAGCTGCTCACGTGAAAGTGATGATGACGACAAACAGCAAGGAGGGACCATATCACCCGATGACCTCATA GCCCTGGCTCAACAATGCAGCAGCGAGCTGCTACAATCTGAGCTTGAGAGGACTCGGATCAACACTGCATGTTTTATGGAGTCATTTCCGTTGGAGTTTGCTCCAGAATCAGTGAAAGTTGCGTATGCTTCGTTCAGAGGGTCAATGGATGCTTCCAGTGGGGTTTTCATGGGCGCACAAGCTGTCGGATCAACACAAAGATGGAGATAA
- the LOC110919540 gene encoding exocyst complex component SEC5A isoform X1: MSDSDEEEVPQKVSKGKSRKSKAKKPVKNFMQTIGNRIPKAKKKKNKKKQQPNKPRVSDDDDDEEDEEESEDSEVEMLCISSGDDEQDSTVDKKPKADDNKLPEGVEPTKWKQVNESELALRVRAMRESKAVPAPVVQKIERKQTQGLNNMQSLPRGMECIDPLGLGIISSRTMRLITERTATEPSNNEYVDADLRDKLTFFSERFDPVLFISRIHQFTSAADLEAGTLALKTDLKGWTQQRKQLVKENFDCFVSCKTTIDDIESKLKRIEEDPEGGSSYLETSIQGINSMANRAFEPLLERQAQADKIRAVQGTLQRFRTLFNLPSAIRGNIRKGEYDLAVREYRKANSIVLPTHAGILKRVLEEVEKVMHDFKRMLYESMEDPHIDLTNLENTVRLLLELEPESDPVRRYFGIQNRRIQILLENCTVDHESRMDHLQNKLNEKALLDETWKTIQQDLHESVDGGLVNSQPTDSGSEELDALRGRYIRRLTAVIIHLIPPFWKVALSVSSGKFGKNKSEEKAQGRYFGHSLEVVTGMIHEIISAYESKVQNTFLELEEANVICPYMSDAIMDISKACQAFDAKEAAPASAVESLRSLLFESTKLYIMKLCSWMRTSIDEESRNESWVPVTVLERNKSPYAISSLPLAFRSIMVAAMDRIDVMIKSLKNEATTEDTLMLLQEIQESVRVSFFNCLLGFAGQMEQIGGELGQIKENENGYYSHVEEENLFHHRPGSITDPQQQLLMVLSNIGFCKDDLFGEMYNKYKHVCLKFSAGEDDDKDKEELIESFSAIEEKVLAEYTFAKAQYVRTGATNYLLDAGLQWGGAPAVKGVRDPAVELMHTLVTVHAEVFAGCEPLLDKTLGILVEGLIDTLLSLFHEHKDTNLKLLDANGYCQLMLELEYFETILNQYFTSGASESLKSLQGILLDKATESCSRESDDDDKQQGGTISPDDLIALAQQCSSELLQSELERTRINTACFMESFPLEFAPESVKVAYASFRGSMDASSGVFMGAQAVGSTQRWR, from the exons ATGAGCGACAGTGATGAGGAAGAGGTGCCGCAGAAGGTGTCTAAAGGTAAATCACGTAAATCTAAGGCCAAAAAACCCGTCAAAAATTTCATGCAAACGATCGGCAATCGAATACCGAAAGCtaaaaagaagaagaataagaagaAGCAGCAGCCTAACAAGCCTAGGGTTTCCGACGACGACGATGACGAGGAGGATGAGGAGGAATCTGAGGACTCGGAGGTCGAGATGCTTTGCATATCATCCGGCGATGATGAACAAGATTCCACCGTTGATAAGAAGCCAAAGGCTGACGATAATAAACTCCCTGAAGGCGTAGAACCTACTAAATGGAAGCAAGTCAACGAATCCGAG CTTGCTCTAAGGGTGCGTGCGATGAGGGAGTCAAAAGCAGTTCCAGCTCCAGTAGTTCAAAAAATCGAGAGGAAACAAACACAGGGGCTCAACAATATGCAGTCCTTGCCACGTGGCATGGAGTGCATAGATCCTTTAGGACTCGG AATTATAAGCAGCAGAACTATGAGGTTGATTACTGAACGTACAGCAACTGAACCATCCAATAATGAATACGTGGATGCAGACCTTCGAG ATAAGTTGACGTTCTTCTCAGAGAGATTTGATCCAGTATTATTCATTAGTCGAATACACCAATTTACTAGTGCAGCAGACTTGGAGGCTGGCACTTTGGCTTTGAAAACCGACCTCAAAGGATGGACTCAGCAGAGAAAACAACTAGTCAAAGAAAATTTTGACTGCTTCGTCTCTTGCAAAACCACTATTGATG atattgAGTCAAAGCTAAAAAGGATAGAGGAAGATCCTGAAGGTGGAAGCTCTTATTTAGAAACCAGTATCCAAGGAATCAATTCAATGGCTAACCGTGCTTTTGAACCACTACTCGAAAGACAG GCTCAAGCAGATAAAATCAGGGCAGTTCAAGGAACGCTTCAGAGGTTTCGCACTTTATTCAATTTGCCAAGTGCAATCCGTGGAAACATTCGTAAAGGGGAATACGACTTGGCAGTCAGAGAATATAGGAAAGCGAACTCAATTGTTCTCCCTACTCAT GCTGGAATACTAAAACGTGTCCTTGAGGAAGTTGAAAAGGTAATGCATGACTTTAAACGCATGCTTTACGAGTCAATGGAAGATCCACACATTGATCTAACAAAT cTTGAGAATACTGTGAGGCTTCTATTAGAGCTGGAACCCGAGTCAGATCCTGTAAGGCGATATTTTGGCATACAG AATCGTAGGATTCAAATTTTGCTTGAGAACTGCACGGTTGATCACGAATCAAGGATGGACCACTTGCAAAATAAGCTAAATGAGAAAGCATTGTTAGATGAAACTTGGAAGACAATCCAGCAAGACCTACATGAATCA GTGGATGGGGGTTTGGTAAATTCACAACCAACTGATTCAGGTTCTGAAGAACTCGATGCTCTAAGAGGAAGGTATATACGAAGATTAACAGCTGTAATCATCCATCTGATACCGCCCTTCTGGAAAGTTGCACTTTCTGTTTCAAGTGGAAAATTCGGAAAG AATAAAAGTGAGGAAAAAGCACAAGGGAGATATTTTGGTCATTCTCTTGAAGTTGTAACTGGAATGATACATGAGATTATATCAGCATATGAATCCAAG GTCCAAAACACGTTTCTTGAACTTGAAGAGGCGAATGTTATTTGTCCATATATGAGTGATGCAATAATGGATATATCTAAAGCATGCCAAGCTTTTGATGCAAAAGAAGCAGCACCCGCCAGTGCAG TTGAATCACTGCGGTCTCTTCTGTTTGAGAGCACAAAACTTTATATAATGAAGCTTTGTTCATGGATGAGAACTTCAATTGATGAGGAATCAAGAAACGAATCATGGGTCCCGGTGACTGTGTTAGAAAGGAACAAATCCCCATATGCCATTTCTTCCTTACCATTAGCATTTCGTTCTATTATGGTGGCAGCAATGGATCGGATTGATGT gatGATTAAGTCTTTAAAAAATGAAGCTACAACAGAAGATACTCTTATGTTGCTCCAAGAAATTCAAGAATCTGTTAGGGTTTCATTTTTTAATTGTCTGCTAGGTTTTGCTG GCCAAATGGAGCAGATTGGAGGGGAGCTTGGTCAgattaaagaaaatgaaaatggATATTATTCTCATGTTGAAGAAGAAAATTTATTTCATCATCGCCCTGGAAGTATTACCGATCCACAACAACAACTGTTGATGGTTTTGAGTAATATTGGATTTTGCAAAGATGATCTTTTTGGTGAAATGTACAATAAATACAAACATGTCTGTCTCAAGTTCAG CGCAGGGGAAGATGACGATAAGGACAAAGAAGAACTGATTGAGTCTTTCTCTGCTATTGAAGAGAAAGTCCTTGCAGAGTATACTTTTGCAAAG GCACAATATGTTAGAACCGGCGCTACTAACTACTTGTTAGATGCTGGATTACAATGGGGAGGAGCACCTGCAGTAAAA GGTGTGCGGGACCCAGCTGTGGAACTAATGCATACTCTTGTCACTGTCCATGCAGAG GTGTTTGCTGGTTGTGAACCCTTGCTTGATAAGACACTTGGGATTCTTGTGGAAGGTCTAATTGACACGTTACTCAGCCTCTTCCATGAACATAAAGACACTAATCTTAAGTTATTGGATGCAAATGGTTACTGTCAACTCATGCTTGAG CTTGAATACTTTGAGACGATATTAAATCAGTACTTTACGTCTGGAGCAAGTGAATCTCTCAAGTCATTACAAGGAATTCTTTTGGACAAAGCCACCGAGAGCTGCTCACGTGAAAGTGATGATGACGACAAACAGCAAGGAGGGACCATATCACCCGATGACCTCATA GCCCTGGCTCAACAATGCAGCAGCGAGCTGCTACAATCTGAGCTTGAGAGGACTCGGATCAACACTGCATGTTTTATGGAGTCATTTCCGTTGGAGTTTGCTCCAGAATCAGTGAAAGTTGCGTATGCTTCGTTCAGAGGGTCAATGGATGCTTCCAGTGGGGTTTTCATGGGCGCACAAGCTGTCGGATCAACACAAAGATGGAGATAA